One segment of Thermosipho africanus Ob7 DNA contains the following:
- the amrB gene encoding AmmeMemoRadiSam system protein B, giving the protein MEREMYYADKFYPKNSELLIKFFNQFCKVKEIKNTNSNFGLILPHAGYVYSGKTALYAICKALDFGKPERIIIFGTNHTGIAGNICSLWPRGKWNTPFGYVGIDEELNNYLLKNEIFEENYKAHILEHSIEVLLPILKYYFGSFKFVPIIYNYQSYENTIKIVELLKKIDLKNTLLVASSDFNHYESHEITLRKDEKLIEKILERNIEGIYSLRKSISACGIGPMSVLTMYFDNVKLVYHTTSAEYSKDYTFTVGYASFVLW; this is encoded by the coding sequence ATGGAAAGAGAGATGTACTATGCTGATAAATTTTATCCTAAAAATTCAGAATTATTGATAAAATTTTTTAACCAATTTTGCAAAGTAAAAGAAATTAAAAATACAAATTCTAATTTTGGTTTAATTTTGCCTCATGCAGGATACGTTTATAGTGGCAAAACGGCTTTGTATGCAATATGTAAAGCTTTGGATTTTGGAAAACCTGAAAGAATAATTATATTTGGAACAAATCATACTGGAATTGCCGGAAATATTTGTTCATTGTGGCCAAGAGGAAAATGGAATACTCCCTTTGGATATGTTGGGATTGACGAAGAATTAAATAATTATTTGTTAAAAAATGAAATTTTTGAAGAGAACTATAAAGCTCATATATTAGAACATTCAATTGAAGTTTTGCTGCCGATTTTAAAATATTATTTTGGCAGCTTTAAATTTGTACCGATTATTTATAATTATCAATCTTATGAAAACACAATAAAGATAGTTGAATTATTAAAAAAGATAGATTTAAAAAATACTCTTTTAGTTGCTTCATCTGATTTTAATCATTACGAATCTCATGAAATTACTCTTAGAAAAGATGAAAAATTGATTGAAAAGATATTGGAAAGGAATATAGAAGGAATTTATTCGCTAAGAAAATCAATTAGTGCTTGTGGAATAGGGCCAATGTCAGTTTTAACGATGTATTTTGATAATGTAAAGCTTGTATATCACACTACCAGTGCCGAATATTCAAAGGATTATACTTTTACCGTAGGGTATGCAAGCTTTGTTTTATGGTGA